The Passer domesticus isolate bPasDom1 unplaced genomic scaffold, bPasDom1.hap1 HAP1_SCAFFOLD_212, whole genome shotgun sequence DNA segment ctttggggacacctgggggacaccttggggacaccgggggggttggggacacctgggggacaccttggggacaccgggggggaggtggcagtgggggaggggacacggtgaccccccgctgtccccgcaggtCGCCGGGGCTGTCCCCGAGTGCCACCATGGGGGACGCGGCGGGGGTGGCCTTGTCACACGCGGTGCTCTGTGTCACCAGCCTGGGCTGCGCCCTGCGGGCCACGCAGGTCagggacaccgcggggacaccttggggacattggggacactggggacaccttggggacaccctggggacattggggacaccttggggacacaggggggacagcagggacgggGGGGACACCCGTGTCACCTGtatcacctgtgtcacctgtgccatGCCCCTGACCCTGTCCCCACCACGTCCCTCGATGTCCCCTCGATGTCCCCACAGGTGACACCCGGCCCGGCCaccacccctgtcccctcaatgtccccatgACATGCCCACAGTGTCCCCAAGATGTCCCTAcaatgtccccatccctgtccccaccatgtccctcactgtccctcactgtcccctcagGTGAcacccggcccggccatccctgtcccctcaatgtcccctcaatgtccccatgACATCCCCACAATGTCCCAATgatgtcccctcactgtccccaggatgtccccacaatgtcccctccctgtccctcactgtccctctctgtcccctcaggTGACACCGGGCCCGGccgccatccctgtcccctcactgtccccacaatgtcccctccctgtccctcactgtccctctctgtcccctcaggtgacgccgggcccggccgccatccctgtccccacaatgtccccacgatgtcccctccctgtccctcactgtcccctctgtgtcccctcaggtGACACCGGGCCCGGCTGCCGGGTTCCTGCTGCAGGCGCTGGTGGCGGCGGCGGACgcgctgtcccctcactgtcccctcagtgtccccgtgctgtcccctgggtgtccccacgATGTCCCCAacgtcccctcgctgtcccctgggtgtccccacgacatcccctcgctgtccccccCGCGCTCGTGGCTCTGCTCggtgctgtcccagcccttggtggcctTCGGGTGCCACCGCCTGAGCGGTGACAGTGCCACCGCCGCTGTCCCGCTGGCGGCGGGCACGGCGGTGGCCGCGCTGGCCGCGGGCTGGCCGCGCTTCGTCACCGCGGGCCACTTTGTCGCCGCGGGTCACTTTGTCACCGCGCTGACGGCCGGCTCGCTGCTGGCGCTGGCCGCGCTCACCGCCAGCGTCACcggggcggtggcggcggcgctggtggcacttggggacacgggggtggtggcaccctgggctgtgccctgggtgaGGGCGGCGGCCAGCGTGGcgctgctggggacactgcgggAGCAgcgggtggcactgggggacaccggggtggtggcactgggggacactgggtgacactgcaTGGTGGCACTGTCAGACATCATTAAAGGCACGGTGGCAACGAGGTGGTGGCACTGTGGTGGCactgtggtggcactggggtgacactgatggtggcactgggtggtggcactgtggggacactgggtgGTGACACTGTCAGACACCATTAAAGGCAAGGTGGCAACgaggtggtggcactggggtgacactgatGGAGGCAGTGGGTGgtggcactgtggggacactgggtggcactggggtggcactgggtgacactggatGGTGGCACCATGGGGACACCATTAAAGGCAACATGGCAatgaggtggcactggggtggcttTGGGGTGACACTGATGGAGGCactgtggtggcactggggtggcactgggtggtggcactgtggggacactggggggacactggggtggcactgggtgacactggggtggtGGCACCATGGGGACATCATTAAAGGCAAGGTGGCAAcgaggtggcactgggtgacactgggggacactggggtggtggcactggggtgacactgctggtggcactggggtgacactgatGGTGACACTGTCAGACACCAGTAAAAGCAAGGTGGCAGcgaggtggcactgaggtggcactggggtgacactgatagtggcactggggtggtggcactgggtgacactgggtggtGGCACCGTGGGGACACCAGTAAAAGCAAGGTGGAAacgaggtggcactggggtggcatTAGTGTGACACTGAttgtggcactggggtggcactgggtgacactgggtggtGGCATCATGGGGACACCATTAAAGGCAAGGTGGCACTGTGGTGGCATTGGGGTGACACTGATGGTGGCATTGGGGTGGTGGCACTGCGGGGACActgtgtgacactgtggggacactggggtggcactgggtgacaccggggacactgTCAGACACCATTAAAGGCAAGGTGGCAacgaggtggcactggggtgacagcagtggtggcactggggtggcactggggtgacactgctggtggcactggggtgacagcagtggtggcactggggtggctttggggtga contains these protein-coding regions:
- the LOC135292118 gene encoding transmembrane protein 276-like isoform X1; translation: MDEGPNSGVPGMDEGPNSGVPGLDWEPLGGPGGSRWSRAGTWASLRRRPGAARMTRAMSARSPGLSPSATMGDAAGVALSHAVLCVTSLGCALRATQVTPGPAAGFLLQALVAAADALSPHCPLSVPVLSPGCPHDVPNVPSLSPGCPHDIPSLSPPRSWLCSVLSQPLVAFGCHRLSGDSATAAVPLAAGTAVAALAAGWPRFVTAGHFVAAGHFVTALTAGSLLALAALTASVTGAVAAALVALGDTGVVAPWAVPWVRAAASVALLGTLREQRVALGDTGVVALGDTG
- the LOC135292118 gene encoding transmembrane protein 276-like isoform X2 — its product is MGDAAGVALSHAVLCVTSLGCALRATQVTPGPAAGFLLQALVAAADALSPHCPLSVPVLSPGCPHDVPNVPSLSPGCPHDIPSLSPPRSWLCSVLSQPLVAFGCHRLSGDSATAAVPLAAGTAVAALAAGWPRFVTAGHFVAAGHFVTALTAGSLLALAALTASVTGAVAAALVALGDTGVVAPWAVPWVRAAASVALLGTLREQRVALGDTGVVALGDTG